AGTTGAaaaaggatttcaagaacatcaagaacaacaaaaattcaacctacgggttttatttgctttagttttatgttcaaactgtcttcccttcaatctatgtgtttagtttatttcattatgtgtaaTTAAACTCATaagattctagggatgtgttagtaacgactttggttatacaattccagttttctatttaatatccgttttgtttttactttgtttcttccttaAGTAATATTGATGCTACGTGATTGAGTGACGCAATTatgtataatttaatacaacttgcttcataactgtgagagatttctagcgagttaggtccacttagtagacgctacatttagcttcccttaaaacggcactgttaattgagagtgaagacttttcaagggtcttagaagctttatggagttacgtgttaggattgacaaccctaatcttgtaatcaatgtTTGCATCGCacgagcataagctaggtgactcgtcctatcaaagtaataactgtgctagggtattgtagtttggaatttgtataaccataactatgaacgcacatccctggaattccatTATTTCTATCGTTTATCTCTGTGTTTTAATTGCATCtagttgttatttgtttttaattgttttctattttcaaaagttttcaaaatctttcgGTTCTTCCAGATAGtgattgagtcttagtagaagatagacggtctgtgtttgttttccctgtgttcgatatccggtactgacttTTGGCTATACTATTTCTAttatgtatacttgcaggtattaatagtgctaaaaaatagtgcatcagcCATCGgtctaaaaaaaatctcttcctttattcatctaattatttttatatataagtaGTCTTTATGACATGAGacgtgatcaattgctaacttatcctttaattgctaactacaattaatttaagaccataggattttagaaatcttgtggtctataatttgtcatatgtaatttcgtttttaattttgtaatattaaaaagataataagaactttcaaatttaggatttatgaactcaatgtcaatatagtgtataaaatatatcaacacGAAGAtatgagaatgtcaacacaatttcgtATTGACATTGTGCAAgcattatattgacatattatgtaaGCTATATTGATATTACCTGCTTCttgaaaaatacgaaaattcattaaatttttttcaaattttgacatcgaaacatatgcatgtaAGATCTCGTTGAAATCCttataaaaattatctttaatttgatatatgttatgcgaaaaaatatttaaattgagatagttatatgcatttaaagttttgagatatttttttaaagtgagttataactaatttgttgttaaCTGATATTAATACTCttacttacattttttttacattgttTTGATACTCGGGATTGAATAATATTGTCCCTTGATTTGAAGATCGAATGACTATCATTGAGTTGTAcgccctccgtcccagtttaagagtcacattttgccatttaaGTCCATCCCAgcttaagagtcacatttagaatctACCATATTTGAACATACAATTTAACCTAattgttgatgaaatttacactcaaatgtcattacttttataaaaataaaacaaaataaaatcataaactcaTAAAAAGTCCAAAGGATCTCACTTTCCCACTACCTCATTTCAATTATTACCCTCTCCAACAACCACTACCtcaattcatttattacacactccatcaatttcttaaaactcgtgacataattaaattttactcttaaactgggactgAAGAAgtagttagcaacttaagggtaagttagcaatataatacATCTCTTATGACATgtctataaatttatttgttaacctaaattaatcatatgtgGCGCagcctttaatttattttcatttaactacgaaaaaaaataaaataacaaaatcacTTGCATCTGTGAACTACTAAAATAGtgctaatatataaaagtatatacTTTCTGGCATTTCATATCCAATAAACAAAGCAAAATTTGACTAACCTAAAAAAcaccaataaaataaagtaattgcgcttgaatcaagaaaatgatgacCTGGAATTGCATGACAATGCATGTTCTGGCTTTGATCTAGTAATTGTTCTAAAATGAACGTGAGAAGGTGAGAAAAGCAATAACTATGCAATATGGTCCCCCGCAATTATGTTAAATTAATACCTCAATCAATATTAAACTCCTCAAATCACACAATTATATCAAAAGTTATACACATCTCCGCAGAAAATAAAGCACACATATGGCCCAGACAAAATGCAAGAATTcccctctcttcttctctctcatctccctcttcctcttctcccTCATTTCACTCACCAAAGACGTTACTTTCATAGCCCAACTCACCCTAAGATGGCATCATATTCAGCTTCttggagaaagaaaaggagaggTTGAAGAGGTAATAAAACCATCAATATCTAaacaagaagatgaagaagaaaaagatggTGATTATGGGATTGAATTGCCTCCAAAATCGTGTGATTTGTCTAAAGGAAAATGGGTTTTTGATAATATCACAAGGCCTTTATACAAAGAAGAGAAATGTGAGTTCTTGACAACTCAAGTGACATGTGTCAGAAATGGAAGAAAGGATTTGATGTACCAAAATTGGAGATGGCAGCCAAATGAATGTTCCTTGCCCAAGTAAGTTAACTAACTAAATCTATGTAccgatttttaatttctttaaatctACACATACATGTATCATctagtattaatattaaatacatGTTATGGATTACTATATTCGATTCCATTACTATGAAATTATGTGATTGGAAAAgatgtgtttgatgaaattagGTTTGACGCAAAAGTATTATTGGAGAAACTAAGGGGGAAGAGACTTATGTTTGTGGGAGATTCGGTTAATCGGAATCAATGGGAGTCGATGGTTTGCTTGCTCCACACCGGAATTGCTCCGGGCAGAGCAACTTGGAAGGTGGGGGCCCCACTCTCCGTTTTCTCTATTCAGGTTAGGACAACGAATTCTCCGCTACACTTTTACTTCAATATGTGTCGGTGACGATATTCGcgattttatccttatttataataattttatctattttcttaaccttttaaaatttatctacTCCGTTCTTCTAGATATTCAgcaattttatcaattactgtctttatgaatttatcaattttatcctCACCTTTCATGTATACATATATCAATTGTATTAatgtttattataaaattacagtAACATATTTTCGCAGGAAAATAATTGACCGTTGGAGGAAAATTCTGTTTATAAGATTTGATACGAGATCTAAAAATGAGGATaagaatgataaaataaaattttatacaagataaaaaaaataggataaaATTGATGCtccacattttaaaatataatattgagcGCAATTGATAAAAGTTGtgatataatttataatcttaaaGGTTAGGATAAAATTGGAAATAGATTAGTTTCAAAGGTGCAGTACCATTTTTACTTGTCAAAAGTTTTGTATAGTACATTTGAAACTCTAACTCAAACTCCCTCCgataatagtaaaagtgactttttttttttttttttatttgccccaatgaagatgactcattactaaattaaaaatatttttatctttattttattttctctcttttattttattctctccgtttaatatacaaaataaagatatataaaatcttatattgCCTAAGTTCTAAGGAATGATTCATCTTCGTTGGGATATAGGGAAtagtaatgaattaaaaaCACATTGTACTGATAGCTCTGTGTCGGTGGGGCCTAAAGTTTAATTCGCAAGAGTCACATTAGTCATTTAGAGACACATTATACTGATAGTTTATGTAGTTGAAACATGAAACACGTTTAGTGCTCGATTAACAACATGtctaaatttaaaacttaaaactcatattaaaaccatgaaaaaataataagatagTTTATAtagttgaaacttgaaactCAACACCATTTCCAtcttcaaaaaaatcaatcgCATGTGCAACATTTATTGTTTCATGATATattaaatgcaataaatttATTGGCTTGGACATTTTGGTATTTGTAGGATTATAACGCGACAGTCGAATTTTACTGGGCTCCATTTCTAGTACAATCAAATTCAGATGATCCAAGAAACCACAGCATTTCCCAAAGAATTATAATGCCTGAATCCATTTACAGTCATGGAATCCATTGGAAGGATGCAGATGTTCTTGTCTTCAACACCTACATATGGTGGATGAACAATCAAACCATCAAAGTCTTGTAAGTCCACACACACacttaaatttatactatcaACAAAACATGAAGTGGGCTAATTCGGGTTTTCATGAAACAGACGGGGATCGTCTGATCAAGAATCAGCAGATTATGATGAGGTACAACGGTGTACAGCGTACGAAAGAGTCATGACAACATGGGCTGATTGGCTAACACACAACGTTAATCACACTCGAACCGCATCTTACTTCATCACCATGTCTCCAGTTCACTGGCAGTAAACTACTTATCTACCTTACAAAAATCATCATCATTTTCCACTTCCATTTCTTACACAACTACGAAAACAAATTATCGTGCTAGGAGCTCTAGCTGGAACAACCCTGATGGGGCAGTCTGTGCTCGTGAGACGACACCAATCATGAACACAACAATGGAACTAGACATGGGGACAGACAGGCGGCTACTTGACATTGTAAAAAACACAATCAAGAAGAAGGGAATCCCAGTGGATCTCATCGATATCACGACACTGTCAGAGTATAGAAAGGATGCTCATACCTCGGTATACACCCTTCGTCAAGGTAAACTTTTGCTACCAGAACAGAAGGCTAATCCTGCTGCATTTGCTGATTGTCTGCATTGGTGCCTTCCTGGTGTTCCTGATACGTGGAACGAGCTGCTCTACACACACATAATGTCCAGATCCTGACACCGAAAGCTTCTGATTTATTACAGAACCATTCAACAGTAGTACAATCTTCCTTCACCTCACTTGATATGCATCGATCTCTGTACTTTAATGAGTCAAAATCCGACGTGCAAAGAGGTGATTAACAGTCTTTAGACTCCTGTACAGAATATGCTTTACAAGAAATTAAATCGAAAGTACTACAAATTCTGAAAACACTCCTTCCTATCTCTCACTTTACCAATTGGACGTTTAAACCCGTGTCATACAAGTTTATCTATTGTTTGTGAACGGaagtactactcccttcatcccataatagatggcaCACTTGGATAATAACACATGATTTTAgaagatgttgttttgtgtgttgagtggagagagaaaatagaactttttaaaaaaaatgtgacatcttttatggaacaaactaaaaagaaaagtgtgacatctattgtGAAAGGGagaaagtatattttaaacacTAAATCTCTTGCGCATGATAACAGTATAAACGATTTTGATCTCTGCCTAATCTTTTCGCTTCCTCTTTAACCTCCTCATGCGCTCATTCTATCCCAACTCAGttgattcaaaatttttagGCACATAGATTTCTAATCTAAGTTGAATCAAAACTTTTTGGTATAGAGATTAAaagattttgttgaaaaataaaagagaggaattaattagaaaaaataaagagagaaattaaagtgggtggaatatgaaaataaagagataGATTAAAGTAGGTGAAATAAAGCGAGAGAGATTGGatgtcttgtttttttttcaaaaagaaaaatgagttgggacatccaaaaaaattCGACTCAACTTCCGGAACGAGTACgagttaaaagttaaaaataaatcccTAATTGTTGGCTAAACAAAATTTGACAATGAATCATCCAGCAAATACAGGAGGAATACCTTGGCTCTAGAAGAAATCTCCAAGGAAAACCGAagagtagaaatgaaatgaaacacGACAAAAATACAACCTTGATTTACTCCCtatgtccca
The genomic region above belongs to Salvia hispanica cultivar TCC Black 2014 chromosome 3, UniMelb_Shisp_WGS_1.0, whole genome shotgun sequence and contains:
- the LOC125212209 gene encoding xylan O-acetyltransferase 1-like, producing the protein MAQTKCKNSPLFFSLISLFLFSLISLTKDVTFIAQLTLRWHHIQLLGERKGEVEEVIKPSISKQEDEEEKDGDYGIELPPKSCDLSKGKWVFDNITRPLYKEEKCEFLTTQVTCVRNGRKDLMYQNWRWQPNECSLPKFDAKVLLEKLRGKRLMFVGDSVNRNQWESMVCLLHTGIAPGRATWKVGAPLSVFSIQDYNATVEFYWAPFLVQSNSDDPRNHSISQRIIMPESIYSHGIHWKDADVLVFNTYIWWMNNQTIKVLRGSSDQESADYDEVQRCTAYERVMTTWADWLTHNVNHTRTASYFITMSPVHWQSSSWNNPDGAVCARETTPIMNTTMELDMGTDRRLLDIVKNTIKKKGIPVDLIDITTLSEYRKDAHTSVYTLRQGKLLLPEQKANPAAFADCLHWCLPGVPDTWNELLYTHIMSRS